From Pyxicephalus adspersus chromosome 7, UCB_Pads_2.0, whole genome shotgun sequence, a single genomic window includes:
- the LOC140334716 gene encoding tripartite motif-containing protein 16-like, whose protein sequence is MKTCVQCDSQFCATHLIKHPSLPGHTLIEPTLSLDDRKCSTHKEILKYYCTEEGSCICTSCCVAGDHKGHQVILLHEFAEQKKRKLRRLMEPFKMDLQEAEKQIYTLQANEQNEKQKADEIEHEVMAQIENLKRELSRQQAKVLSVISQQKKMVSLSASNQIRKLKAHKSELSRGMERITELCAMEDPLTFLRSEKDSNLTGNFSRQCNTKSGVKFDATSVSQKLHKKFLQFADGLIDRMLKDDIPKMKKCRLTLDNKTAHYNIAVTSDLRSASYSLKRQRRESNKESFRSRHVLSKHSFSSGNHYWEVDVIGINSCIVGVACRSMDRKTSSSKSLIGFNRKSWSLCVDNVLSACHNCVQREIPMDSSVRSFGIFLEYEAGRLSFYQLCDPIRHLHTFTTIFTEPLHAAFYLNKGCGISIRK, encoded by the coding sequence ATGAAGACTTGTGTGCAATGTGATTCCCAATTTTGTGCTACCCACTTGATTAAACATCCAAGTTTGCCAGGACATACTCTCATAGAGCCAACATTGTCCTTGGATGATAGAAAATGCTCCACACACAAGGAGATCCTGAAATATTACTGCACAGAGGAGGGTTCCTGTATCTGTACATCTTGCTGTGTGGCTGGAGACCACAAAGGACATCAAGTGATACTTTTGCATGAATTTGcagaacagaagaaaagaaagctAAGACGTTTAATGGAACCCTTTAAAATGGACTTACAGGAAGCTGAAAAACAAATCTATACGCTTCAGGCTAATGAGCAGAATGAGAAACAGAAAGCAGATGAAATAGAACATGAAGTCATGGCTCAGATAGAGAACCTCAAACGAGAGCTGAGCCGTCAACAAGCTAAAGTCCTGAGTGTCATCTCccaacagaagaagatggtttcACTCTCAGCGTCTAATCAAATTAGGAAGCTGAAGGCACACAAAAGTGAACTGTCCAGGGGGATGGAACGCATTACTGAGCTGTGCGCTATGGAAGATCCGCTGACTTTTCTGAGGAGCGAAAAAGATAGCAATCTCACCGGTAACTTCTCCAGGCAGTGCAATACAAAAAGTGGGGTTAAATTTGACGCAACTTCGGTCTCACAGAAGCTGCACAAGAAATTCCTACAGTTTGCTGATGGGTTGATCGATCGCATGCTGAAAGATGACATTCCAAAGATGAAGAAATGTAGATTAACCTTAGATAACAAAACGGCTCATTATAACATTGCCGTAACGTCTGATCTCAGAAGCGCCTCTTACAGCTTGAAACGTCAGAGGAGAGAAAGCAACAAGGAAAGTTTTAGATCCCGCCATGTTTTAAGCAAGCATAGCTTTTCATCAGGGAATCACTATTGGGAGGTGGATGTTATTGGGATCAATAGCTGTATCGTTGGGGTTGCCTGTCGGAGTATGGACAGAAAGACTTCATCTTCAAAGTCACTCATTGGTTTTAACAGAAAGTCCTGGAGTCTTTGTGTAGACAATGTTCTTAGCGCCTGCCATAACTGCGTTCAAAGAGAAATTCCCATGGATTCCTCTGTACGGTCCTTTGGGATCTTCCTGGAGTATGAGGCTGGCCGACTATCCTTCTACCAGCTGTGTGATCCTATCAGACACCTTCATACCTTCACCACCATCTTCACCGAACCTCTGCACGCTGCTTTTTATCTGAATAAAGGTTGCGGTATAAGCATCAGAAAGTAA
- the LOC140335018 gene encoding E3 ubiquitin-protein ligase TRIM7-like, which produces MAAVLLEDLICFICLDSYTDPVSLPCGHSFCGKCIVHELDTQGTSGVYSCPNCRKPFDERPLMLHKKRKLCKEEIVPCTYCDGPVPAEKSCLHCDISLCGKHLGRHSTAPEHVLIEPTAFLEARKCTEHRQILNHYCTDDDVFICLLCYVTGDHEGHEVVFLNTNSAEEEKTNLQLLARTLRKESKKTQDQLNSLKLLQTEQTTHEKDIKKRITGQIKDIPIELNALKERVLNEVSKQQKEVSCLVADKEKKVNEKMEELASKIDQIEKLREIRDPLTFLKNVLGTDLIGIFNVDRGEVGKCMLDEELISQTLHKEVLQFADSLLKQMLRDAFPKMKKSEITLDVKTAHCNIFIADGRRTAIYRRKRCCRDSGPERFQSHQVLSDCSFSSGNHYWEVAVEGTPCKIGVAYSNIERKSTKREVLIGNNVRSWSLNIHNSLSAWHNNTETKISTDSSLQSFGIFLEHEAGRLSFYQLCKPIRHLHTFNANFTEPL; this is translated from the coding sequence ATGGCAGCTGTGTTGCTGGAAGATCTGATCTGCTTCATCTGCCTAGATTCCTATACGGATCCGGTGTCACTGCCATGTGGACATAGCTTCTGCGGGAAGTGCATTGTTCATGAACTGGATACCCAGGGAACCTCTGGAGTTTATTCTTGTCCGAACTGTAGGAAACCATTTGATGAACGCCCTTTGATGCTCCATAAGAAAAGGAAACTGTGCAAGGAAGAGATTGTCCCGTGTACGTATTGTGATGGTCCAGTACCTGCAGAGAAGTCATGTTTACATTGTGATATTTCGCTTTGTGGTAAACATTTAGGGAGACACAGTACTGCGCCTGAACATGTTCTGATAGAGCCCACTGCGTTCCTGGAGGCCAGAAAGTGCACAGAGCACCGGCAGATTCTAAATCATTACTGCACGGACGATGACGTATTTATCTGTTTGCTATGTTACGTCACTGGAGACCACGAAGGGCACGAGGTGGTGTTTCTAAATACTAACTCAGCTGAGGAGGAGAAAACAAACCTACAACTACTGGCAAGAACTCttagaaaagaaagtaaaaaaactcAAGACCAACTAAATAGTCTGAAGCTACTTCAAACAGAACAGACAACACATGAAAAAGACATCAAAAAAAGAATTACAGGCCAAATCAAAGACATCCCAATAGAGCTCAATGCCCTTAAGGAAAGGGTCCTAAATGAGGtctcaaaacagcaaaaagaagtTTCCTGCCTAGTCGCTGACAAGGAAAAAAAGGTGAATGAGAAGATGGAAGAGCTGGCCAGCAAGATCGATCAAATTGAGAAGCTTCGAGAAATTAGAGATCCATTGACTTTTCTGAAGAACGTTCTGGGAACTGATTTGATTGGGATCTTCAATGTTGACCGTGGCGAAGTAGGGAAATGTATGTTAGATGAAGAACTGATATCACAAACATTGCACAAGGAAGTCTTACAATTCGCCGACAGCCTCCTTAAACAGATGCTTAGGGATGCTTTTCCCAAGATGAAGAAATCAGAAATCACATTGGATGTAAAGACAGCTCATTGTAACATCTTTATAGCCGATGGTAGAAGAACCGCCATTTATAGAAGAAAACGGTGCTGTAGAGATTCTGGTCCAGAAAGGTTTCAGTCCCACCAGGTTTTAAGTGATTGCAGCTTTTCCTCTGGGAATCACTACTGGGAGGTGGCGGTGGAAGGAACTCCATGTAAAATTGGAGTTGCCTATAGTAATATAGAGAGAAAGTCAACGAAACGTGAGGTGCTTATTGGTAACAATGTGAGGTCATGGAGCCTCAATATACACAACAGTCTTAGTGCGTGGCACAATAACACTGAAACAAAAATTTCCACAGATTCCTCTTTGCAGTCATTTGGGATCTTTTTGGAACATGAAGCCGGCCGTCTGTCCTTCTACCAGTTGTGCAAACCCATTAGACATCTCCACACCTTCAATGCCAACTTCACCGAACCTCTTTAA
- the LOC140335019 gene encoding E3 ubiquitin/ISG15 ligase TRIM25-like: MAADGLKEELNCSICLSLYREPMSLRCGHNFCQDCIVTVLDTQEGSGVYSCPECREEYTERPPLVKIRKLCNIVDNFRSAHQEDAEVFCTYCDSSVPATKTCLHCEASFCSKHLKNHSKSGDHILTDPTTSYEERKCSIHKEILKYYCTMDNACICMSCWVAGDHKGHQVELLNQASEKMIEKLRESANKLNSEIQETEKRI; the protein is encoded by the coding sequence ATGGCAGCTGATGGACTGAAAGAGGAGCTGAACTGCTCCATATGCCTGAGTCTGTACAGGGAACCAATGTCACTGAGATGTGGACACAACTTCTGCCAGGACTGTATTGTGACTGTGCTGGATACACAGGAGGGGTCTGGAGTTTATTCTTGTCCAGAGTGCAGAGAGGAATATACAGAGCGCCCTCCGTTAGTCAAAATCAGAAAGCTGTGTAACATTGTGGATAATTTCAGATCTGCTCACCAGGAGGATGCGGAGGTCTTCTGTACTTACTGTGATTCTTCTGTACCGGCTACCAAAACATGTCTGCACTGTGAGGCCTCATTTTGcagtaaacacctaaaaaaccACAGCAAGTCAGGGGATCACATTTTAACTGATCCAACCACATCATACGAGGAGAGAAAATGTTCAATACATAAAGAGATCCTAAAGTATTACTGCACCATGGACAATGCCTGTATCTGTATGTCCTGTTGGGTGGCTGGAGACCACAAAGGACACCAGGTGGAACTTCTGAACCAGGCCTCTGAGAAAATGATAGAGAAACTAAGAGAGTCTGCAAATAAGCTGAACTCTGAGATACAGGAGACTGAGAAAAGAATCTAG